Part of the Catalinimonas alkaloidigena genome is shown below.
CGTGACAGGAATGTGAATACCAATGCTCCGGTACGGGTTGGCTATAATCATGCGGTAGCTAATATTATGACTACTACCGCTTTGCATACTGGTAAACGGGTTACATTTGATAACAAAAGTCAGCACATCGTTCAGAGCTAACATAGCATTACGATAAACTGAGGTGAAATATACCACCTGTAGATTAAGCACGTTTTAGCACACAGACAAACCTATGCAGCATACTATGAAAATCTCGTTGACATTTTTTTTCTTTGTTTTAGCCTATGCCTTTTTTAAACATGGGATTCAATTACCGGAAGTAGCCTTAGCTGAAGAACCTACGGTTGAAGTGAAGGACAAAGTTAGTGTGGTGCACCATGAGAATGAAAAAAAGGTGACTGTCATGATGGGTGATGAGCTGTTTACTGCCTATATCTATCCTGATGATCTGGAAAAGCCGGTACTTTACCCTGTAAACGCCCCTGGAAATATTACCCTTACCCGGGGGTTTCCCCTGGAGGCTAAAGGGGGAGAAAGAGCAGACCACCCGCATCATGTAGGTATCTGGATGAATTATGGCGATGTTAATGGGTTAGATTTCTGGAACAACTCGTATAATATTCCTGAAGAAAAGAAAGATCACTACGGTAGCATTCGCCATCAAAAAGTGCTGAACACCCGGAGTGGCGATCAAGGGGTGCTACAGGTAAGTGCAGACTGGCTAAGCCCGCAGGGAGATAAGCTGCTCAACGAACAAACTACTTTTTATTTTAGAGAAGAGGGGGGGCAAAGAATAATTGACCGAGTAGTTGTGTTGACCGCGCAGGACCAAAAAGTAAACTTTCACGATAATAAAGAAGGAATGATTGCCATTCGGGTTACCCGTGCTTTAGAGTTTCCTTCTGAAAAACCTGTAAAGCTAACTGACAGTGAAGGAAAACCTATGAGTGAAGCCACACTTAATAATGAAGGGGTTAATGGCAATTACCTGAGCAGCGAAGGAGTGAGTGGTGAGCAAGTCTGGGGTACACGTGCCGAATGGATGAAACTTTATGGTAATATCGATAATGAGCCTGTAGCTATCGCAATCATTGACCACCCTCAGAATCCTGGTTATCCCACCTACTGGCATGCCCGTACCTATGGTTTGTTTGCTGCTAACCCTTTAGGACAAGAGGTGTTTTCAGAGGGTAAAGAAAAGTTGGACTTTAGTCTTGATCCTGGTGAAGATGTTACTTTCCGCTATCGTATAATCATCGCTTCCGGTGAAAAACTGACTGCAACTCAACTAAACACTTTAGCCAAAGATTTTAGTCAGGTGCTTTAGTTTTCACTTGTGGCTAAATATACTGCCTAATTGTGGTTTTATCTGTAAATATAAAGAATATCAGCTGGTCCTTAAATGTTCTTCGTAAAGCCATTCTTTAGCATCTGCTAGCGAATCAAATAACATCATTTTCCTGCCGGTGATGGAGATGATAGAATTAACCATAAGTATGCTGAGTTGACTCAGCCCATAAACAGCTGTGGCTTTTACTTTGGGGTTATTCTTTTTTACTGTCTCTTTAATAACCGACAGTAGACGGGAGTTAAAACGAGTTTCTTTGGCATTTACCAGGGAAAACATGCTTTTGTCATCAAAAGTACTGGCAATTTGCTGTACCTCTTCAAAGTAAGGAATGGCGGTATCCCCTGAGCAATTGGCGACATCAGTATAAACAATACTGATGGTTTTATATTTGATAATAGAACAATCAGGCATCAGTTTTTTTATTAATAATAAGCAGGTATAACGATAAAATGAGCGAAATTAGTTATGAAAACACACGTAGTGATATTTTATTACAGACTCATGTCAAATTGAGCTTTGAGTGCTTTTTGCGCCCGATCTCTAAAAGCCTGCTTCTATATGGATCAACATCAAGCAATGAAAAAAAAGATAGTCACCTTCGGTGAAGTATTGATGAGGTTAACCCCTGATAATTATGCAACTTTTGCTCAAACGAAGTCCCTCAGTATGGAATTTGGCGGTGGGGAAGCAAATGTGGGCATTACACTGGCTTATCTGGGAGATGAAGCCACGCACATTACGGCTTTTCCTGATAATTATCTGGGCAGGTCAGCAACACAGTTTCTCCGTCACCACTGGCTAAAAACCGATCCTATCGCTTATGTAGACGGAAGAATGGCTTTGTATTTCGTGGAAAAAGGGGCTGTACACCGCCCCAGCCGGGTAGTATATGATAGAGATGCTACCGCATTTACCCATATCAAAGCAGATACTTTTGACTGGCCTTCAATTATTATTCAAACCGACTGGTTACACTGGACTGCGATAACCCCTGCCATCGGCTCAGGACCTGCCGAGTCTCTCAGAAAAGCTTTGACTCAGGCAAGTCACTCCAAAACCAAAGTCTCCTGTGATCTAACTTATAGAGCTCAACTGTGGAAAGATGGTCGCCAGCCTCATGAGGTATTACCTGAACTGTTAAAGTATGTGCAGGTACTGATGGGTAGTCCGTATGATTTTTCCAAAGCCCTGGGTAAGGAAGAGCTTGAAAAAATGAGCTTTGAAGATGCTGCCCGTACAATCAAGGATGAATATCCTAACATTGAATTGGTTGCTGACAAAATAAGAGAAACAAAGCATGCCTCGCACTTCACCATTGAAGGCGTGATGTGGGATGGCCAGCAAAAGATCAATACTGAAGTGATAGATATTCCCCAGGTTATAGAGCGAATTGGTTCAGGCGATGCATTTGCCGCCGGGCTGATCTATGGCCTTCTTCATTATGATGATCATTTGGAAGCTTTGCGGTTTGGGGCGGCCACCTGTGCGCTCAAACATACGCTTGTCGGTGACATCTGCCCGGTAAACCTGGACGATGTGATCAGGGTAATGCGCGGCAATAAAGCCAATATCCTCCGATGATTTCTTTTTGCATACAAAGCCCCTTTTGTACTTAGTAATTTATCACTTAAAAAAAGTGAATGTCCTACATCTGATTTGGTGTACTGGTCGTATATTATTTCATTAATATTTAAATTAAAAATATAATATTATGAATATGGACATTAACCTTAGTGCGCCTTTGTTTCAGGCTGAGGATATTTTTGGAAAAAGTATTGCGCTTAGCAGTTATAAAGGAAAAAAAGTATTCATCGGTTTTTTCAGGCATGCAGGATGTCCATTTTG
Proteins encoded:
- a CDS encoding sugar kinase; protein product: MKKKIVTFGEVLMRLTPDNYATFAQTKSLSMEFGGGEANVGITLAYLGDEATHITAFPDNYLGRSATQFLRHHWLKTDPIAYVDGRMALYFVEKGAVHRPSRVVYDRDATAFTHIKADTFDWPSIIIQTDWLHWTAITPAIGSGPAESLRKALTQASHSKTKVSCDLTYRAQLWKDGRQPHEVLPELLKYVQVLMGSPYDFSKALGKEELEKMSFEDAARTIKDEYPNIELVADKIRETKHASHFTIEGVMWDGQQKINTEVIDIPQVIERIGSGDAFAAGLIYGLLHYDDHLEALRFGAATCALKHTLVGDICPVNLDDVIRVMRGNKANILR
- a CDS encoding PmoA family protein gives rise to the protein MKISLTFFFFVLAYAFFKHGIQLPEVALAEEPTVEVKDKVSVVHHENEKKVTVMMGDELFTAYIYPDDLEKPVLYPVNAPGNITLTRGFPLEAKGGERADHPHHVGIWMNYGDVNGLDFWNNSYNIPEEKKDHYGSIRHQKVLNTRSGDQGVLQVSADWLSPQGDKLLNEQTTFYFREEGGQRIIDRVVVLTAQDQKVNFHDNKEGMIAIRVTRALEFPSEKPVKLTDSEGKPMSEATLNNEGVNGNYLSSEGVSGEQVWGTRAEWMKLYGNIDNEPVAIAIIDHPQNPGYPTYWHARTYGLFAANPLGQEVFSEGKEKLDFSLDPGEDVTFRYRIIIASGEKLTATQLNTLAKDFSQVL